From one Arenicella chitinivorans genomic stretch:
- the rplF gene encoding 50S ribosomal protein L6 translates to MSRIANAPVTLPSGVEVTLDGQRVKVKGSKGELEWNVHELVTVEQEDAQVKVSANDSSKQAVALAGTTRALVNNMVTGVTAGFEKKLTIVGVGYRAQAQGQKLNLTLGFSHPVVYEVPEGIKVETPSNTEIVVTGIDKQVVGQVAAEIRAYRKPEPYKGKGVRYADEYVMRKQAKKK, encoded by the coding sequence ATGTCTAGAATTGCAAATGCACCTGTGACATTGCCAAGCGGCGTCGAAGTGACGCTGGATGGACAACGGGTCAAGGTCAAAGGTTCAAAGGGTGAGTTAGAGTGGAATGTCCACGAACTCGTAACAGTAGAACAAGAAGATGCGCAAGTGAAAGTATCGGCTAACGACAGCAGTAAACAAGCTGTCGCGTTGGCAGGAACCACCCGTGCATTGGTTAACAACATGGTCACTGGCGTGACTGCCGGTTTTGAAAAGAAACTGACCATCGTTGGTGTTGGTTATCGTGCTCAAGCTCAGGGACAAAAACTGAACCTGACGTTGGGTTTCTCACACCCTGTTGTATACGAAGTGCCGGAAGGCATTAAAGTTGAAACCCCAAGCAACACTGAGATCGTTGTGACAGGTATCGACAAACAGGTTGTTGGTCAAGTTGCTGCTGAGATTCGTGCTTACCGTAAACCAGAGCCCTATAAAGGCAAGGGTGTACGTTATGCCGACGAATATGTAATGCGCAAGCAAGCTAAGAAGAAGTAA
- the rplR gene encoding 50S ribosomal protein L18: protein MKDKKQARLRRARKLRAKIARQGVTRLSIHRTSQHIYAQVIDATGGTVLAAASTLSPGIKKDVKNTGNCEAAALVGKEIAELAKKAGVESVAFDRSGFRYHGRVKALAEAAREAGLQL from the coding sequence ATGAAAGATAAAAAACAAGCACGTTTGCGTCGAGCTCGTAAGCTACGCGCGAAAATCGCCCGTCAAGGTGTAACTCGACTGAGCATTCACCGTACTTCACAGCACATTTACGCGCAGGTGATTGACGCCACGGGCGGTACTGTATTGGCGGCAGCATCGACCTTGAGCCCAGGCATCAAGAAAGATGTGAAGAACACCGGTAACTGTGAAGCAGCTGCTTTGGTCGGTAAAGAAATAGCTGAGCTGGCCAAGAAAGCAGGTGTTGAGTCTGTTGCATTCGATCGATCTGGTTTCCGTTACCACGGTCGTGTTAAAGCACTCGCTGAAGCCGCTCGCGAAGCTGGCTTGCAGCTGTAA
- the rpsE gene encoding 30S ribosomal protein S5 has translation MAGPKRNSRNDREPVDESLEQLINVRRVAKVVKGGRIFGFSALTVVGDGKGSVGIGRGKSKEVPLAVSKAMESGRRGMKKIHLVDGTLQYPVVATHAGSTVIMRPASAGTGIIAGGTMRAVFEAAGVKDVLAKCIGSTNPVNVVRATIKGLRSINSPEAVAAKRGKSVKEIL, from the coding sequence ATGGCTGGTCCAAAAAGAAATTCTCGAAATGATCGTGAACCTGTAGATGAAAGCCTTGAGCAGCTAATCAACGTACGACGCGTTGCTAAAGTTGTTAAGGGTGGTCGTATCTTCGGTTTCTCCGCACTGACCGTGGTCGGTGATGGCAAAGGTAGCGTCGGTATCGGTCGCGGTAAGTCTAAAGAAGTACCTTTGGCTGTTTCCAAAGCAATGGAGTCAGGTCGACGTGGTATGAAAAAGATTCACTTAGTTGATGGCACATTGCAGTATCCGGTTGTTGCCACTCATGCTGGTTCTACCGTTATTATGCGTCCTGCTTCTGCAGGTACTGGAATTATTGCTGGTGGCACCATGCGAGCAGTATTTGAAGCCGCTGGTGTGAAAGACGTGTTGGCTAAATGTATCGGTTCAACCAATCCGGTTAATGTGGTACGTGCAACGATCAAAGGCCTGCGTTCGATCAACAGCCCAGAAGCGGTTGCAGCGAAACGCGGTAAGTCGGTTAAAGAGATTTTGTAA
- the rpmD gene encoding 50S ribosomal protein L30 has product MANEKKIKVTLVKSMFGRGSKHMACVKGLGLRRMHQTVEVIDTPENRGMINKVSYLLKTEEV; this is encoded by the coding sequence ATGGCTAACGAAAAGAAAATTAAAGTAACTCTGGTAAAGAGTATGTTTGGTCGTGGTTCAAAGCACATGGCATGTGTGAAAGGCTTAGGTCTGCGTCGCATGCACCAAACTGTTGAGGTGATCGATACACCTGAGAATCGGGGCATGATCAATAAAGTTTCTTACCTTCTAAAAACAGAAGAGGTTTAA
- the rplO gene encoding 50S ribosomal protein L15, with protein sequence MRLNTIKPAEGAKHAKKRVGRGIGSGTGKTAGRGHKGQKSRSGGKVQIGFEGGQMPIQRRLPKRGFRSAMSRNIAEIRLHELNLVEGDVADLAALRKAGLLNAGHLRAKVVLSGELNKAVSLRGVGATAGAKAAIEAAGGKVED encoded by the coding sequence ATGCGTTTAAATACGATTAAGCCAGCTGAAGGCGCTAAACACGCTAAAAAACGTGTCGGTCGTGGTATCGGTTCTGGCACCGGCAAAACTGCGGGTCGCGGCCATAAAGGTCAAAAGTCTCGTTCTGGTGGTAAAGTTCAAATCGGTTTTGAAGGCGGTCAAATGCCTATTCAACGTCGTTTACCAAAGCGCGGATTCCGTTCTGCGATGTCTCGCAACATTGCTGAGATTCGTTTACACGAGCTCAATCTGGTTGAAGGCGACGTAGCTGATTTGGCTGCACTGCGTAAAGCTGGTCTGCTTAATGCTGGCCATCTGCGTGCTAAGGTAGTTTTATCAGGTGAATTAAATAAAGCAGTGTCTTTACGAGGCGTTGGTGCGACAGCGGGCGCAAAAGCAGCGATTGAAGCCGCTGGCGGAAAAGTCGAAGACTAA
- the secY gene encoding preprotein translocase subunit SecY, with protein sequence MAREQAAALAGSGKLQELWSRILFVLGAFIVYRIGTHIPVPGVDPIAIAALFEQNRGSILDVLNMFSGGALSRLSILALGVMPYISASIIMQMLTAVEPRLKQVKQEGEAGRRKIQKWTRYAAVVLATFQALGVASTVQGQEVGGASVTLITGFQFTIVCVLALVAGTMFLVWLGEQITDRGIGNGMSLIIFAGIVAGLPSAIAGTFELASSGEFSPLFVVFLMVAVVLVTAFVVFVERGQRRLTVNYARQQRGNKVMQAPSSYFPLKMNMAGVIPPIFASSIILFPASLVGFFGSESAGGVAGILRDISTKMQPGELIYTVFYIGMILFFAFFYTALTFDPKEIAENLKKQGAFVPGIRPGQQTARYIDGVVSKLTLVGAIYLAIVCLLPELLIVNYNVPFYFGGTSLLIIVVVIMDLMGQVQSHLMSQQYESLMKKTNLTGKSGGGRKRRR encoded by the coding sequence ATGGCACGTGAACAAGCAGCAGCCCTGGCTGGATCAGGCAAACTACAAGAACTCTGGTCACGAATTTTATTCGTGCTGGGTGCGTTTATTGTGTACCGCATTGGTACGCATATCCCGGTTCCAGGTGTGGATCCAATCGCGATCGCAGCTTTGTTTGAGCAGAACCGAGGTTCAATCTTAGATGTCCTGAACATGTTTTCAGGGGGCGCATTAAGTCGTCTGTCTATTTTGGCACTCGGTGTGATGCCATACATCTCTGCGTCCATCATCATGCAGATGTTGACGGCGGTCGAACCACGTTTGAAGCAAGTCAAGCAGGAAGGCGAAGCAGGACGGCGTAAGATCCAGAAATGGACTCGTTACGCTGCGGTAGTTTTGGCCACGTTCCAGGCGCTCGGTGTTGCAAGTACAGTACAAGGCCAAGAGGTTGGCGGCGCATCAGTCACGCTGATTACTGGCTTTCAGTTTACTATTGTCTGCGTATTGGCGCTGGTCGCTGGCACCATGTTCTTGGTTTGGCTTGGCGAGCAAATTACTGATCGCGGTATTGGCAATGGCATGTCACTGATCATCTTCGCGGGTATCGTGGCTGGGCTGCCAAGTGCAATCGCTGGGACTTTTGAACTGGCAAGCAGTGGTGAGTTTTCACCTTTGTTTGTGGTGTTCTTGATGGTCGCGGTCGTACTGGTTACTGCGTTTGTGGTGTTTGTGGAACGCGGTCAGCGGCGGTTGACTGTCAACTACGCGCGTCAACAACGTGGTAATAAAGTCATGCAGGCGCCGAGTAGTTACTTTCCGCTGAAAATGAATATGGCTGGTGTCATTCCGCCAATCTTCGCATCGAGCATCATTTTGTTCCCAGCGAGTTTAGTCGGATTTTTTGGCAGTGAGTCTGCCGGCGGCGTGGCGGGTATCCTGCGGGATATTTCGACCAAAATGCAGCCAGGTGAACTAATTTATACCGTGTTTTACATCGGTATGATTTTGTTTTTCGCATTTTTCTATACGGCGTTGACGTTTGACCCGAAAGAAATAGCCGAAAATTTGAAGAAGCAAGGCGCGTTCGTTCCAGGTATTCGACCAGGGCAACAGACCGCGCGTTACATTGATGGCGTTGTTTCAAAACTAACTCTGGTTGGTGCGATTTATCTGGCGATTGTGTGTTTACTGCCAGAACTGCTGATCGTTAACTACAACGTACCATTTTATTTTGGTGGCACATCACTGCTGATTATTGTGGTGGTTATCATGGATCTCATGGGGCAAGTTCAGTCACACCTGATGTCCCAACAATATGAGAGCCTGATGAAAAAGACTAATTTGACTGGTAAATCCGGCGGTGGCCGTAAACGTCGTCGATAG
- the rpmJ gene encoding 50S ribosomal protein L36, which produces MKVRASVKKICRNCKIVRRNRVVRVICTDPRHKQRQG; this is translated from the coding sequence ATGAAAGTTCGCGCATCAGTAAAGAAAATTTGCCGTAACTGTAAAATTGTTCGCCGTAATCGTGTGGTTCGTGTGATTTGTACCGATCCACGCCACAAGCAGCGACAAGGTTAA
- the rpsM gene encoding 30S ribosomal protein S13, whose amino-acid sequence MARIAGINLPSHKHVEIALTSIYGIGKTRSQQICDAAGIDRSTKVSTLSEPEAEKLRAEVAKFEVEGDLRRDVSMNIKRLMDLGCYRGLRHRRGLPLRGQRTKTNARTRKGPRKPIKR is encoded by the coding sequence GTGGCACGTATTGCAGGTATTAACTTACCATCCCATAAGCATGTCGAGATCGCACTTACATCGATCTACGGTATCGGTAAAACTCGTTCGCAACAAATTTGCGATGCGGCAGGTATTGATCGTTCTACTAAAGTAAGTACTTTGAGCGAGCCAGAAGCTGAAAAACTGCGTGCCGAAGTGGCCAAGTTTGAAGTGGAAGGTGACTTGCGCCGTGACGTATCCATGAACATCAAACGTTTGATGGACTTGGGTTGCTATCGCGGTCTGCGTCATCGTCGTGGTTTACCGCTGCGCGGTCAACGGACTAAAACAAACGCACGTACCCGTAAAGGGCCACGTAAACCTATCAAGCGCTAA
- the rpsK gene encoding 30S ribosomal protein S11, giving the protein MAKNTSKTKKKVKKHIVDGIAHIQASFNNTIVTISDRHGNALCWATAGGSGFRGSRKSTPFAAQVAADRCGKMAQEFGMKNLEVRVKGPGPGRESAVRALNNCGFEVTQITDVTPIPHNGCRPSKKRRV; this is encoded by the coding sequence ATGGCTAAGAACACTAGCAAAACAAAAAAGAAAGTTAAAAAGCACATCGTGGATGGAATCGCCCATATCCAGGCGTCTTTTAACAATACCATCGTCACTATTAGCGATCGTCACGGAAATGCCCTGTGTTGGGCAACTGCTGGTGGTTCTGGGTTTCGTGGTTCACGAAAAAGTACCCCATTTGCGGCTCAGGTTGCTGCTGACCGTTGCGGCAAAATGGCACAAGAATTCGGCATGAAGAACCTTGAGGTTCGCGTCAAAGGACCTGGTCCTGGTCGTGAGTCTGCGGTTCGTGCTTTGAATAACTGCGGATTCGAAGTAACTCAAATTACGGATGTTACTCCAATCCCTCACAATGGTTGTCGCCCTTCTAAGAAGCGTCGCGTATAA
- the rpsD gene encoding 30S ribosomal protein S4: protein MARYIGPTCKLARREGTDLFLKSPARSLESKCKIDKIPGQSAQARRPRTTVYGTQLREKQKMRRIYGVLEKKFRAYYAEAARVKGSTGENLLTLLESRLDNVVYRMGFAVTRAEARQLVSHKSIKVNGKIVNIPSFHVSPGDEIEIREKAKKQLRISAALEIAEQVGLADWVSVDAAAKKGVFKTAPERNELSADIDESLVVALYSK, encoded by the coding sequence ATGGCAAGATATATCGGCCCAACCTGTAAGTTGGCACGTCGTGAAGGCACAGACCTGTTTCTGAAAAGCCCAGCACGTTCGTTAGAATCAAAATGCAAGATTGACAAGATCCCAGGGCAAAGCGCTCAAGCGCGTCGCCCGCGCACCACTGTGTACGGTACGCAATTGCGTGAAAAGCAAAAAATGCGTCGTATTTATGGGGTTTTAGAAAAGAAATTCCGAGCGTACTACGCTGAAGCTGCACGCGTTAAAGGCTCGACCGGTGAAAACCTGTTGACATTGTTGGAGTCGCGTCTCGATAACGTAGTTTATCGCATGGGCTTCGCCGTCACTCGTGCAGAAGCACGTCAGTTGGTCAGTCACAAATCAATCAAAGTGAACGGAAAGATTGTCAATATTCCTTCCTTTCACGTGTCGCCTGGCGATGAAATTGAGATTCGCGAAAAAGCTAAAAAGCAATTACGCATCAGTGCGGCACTCGAAATCGCCGAACAAGTTGGCTTGGCTGATTGGGTCAGTGTTGATGCCGCTGCCAAAAAAGGCGTATTCAAAACTGCACCAGAGCGTAATGAGTTGTCTGCAGACATCGACGAATCGTTAGTCGTCGCACTCTACTCTAAGTAA
- a CDS encoding DNA-directed RNA polymerase subunit alpha produces the protein MSDTIEQLLTPRFVDVNTEDGVRSKVVIEPLERGFGYTLGNALRRILLSCIPGAAITEVKIDGVLHEYSSIEGVQEDVIDILLNLKGVSIKKDFDEPVTLTLSASGEGVVKAGDIQTVSDVEVANPEHVIAHLSKDAKFHAELTVRSGRGYQVSEARKSEHDDKEIGLMQLDATYSPVLKVSYSVDDARVEQRTDLDKLTLNIETNGTIDPEDAIRKAATALSQQIQVFVNLEEIAAVAHEEKEPEVDPVLLRPVDELELTVRSANCLKAESIYYIGDLVLRSEVELMKTPNLGKKSLTEIKDVLAQRGLSLGMQLQNWPPAALRVDSDR, from the coding sequence ATGTCAGACACTATTGAACAGCTGCTAACCCCGCGATTCGTGGACGTAAATACCGAAGATGGTGTTCGCTCCAAGGTGGTTATTGAGCCGTTAGAACGCGGTTTTGGTTACACCTTAGGTAATGCGTTGCGACGCATTCTGTTGTCGTGCATTCCTGGCGCGGCCATTACCGAAGTTAAGATTGATGGCGTTTTGCACGAGTATTCTTCGATAGAAGGCGTGCAAGAAGACGTAATCGATATTTTGTTAAATTTGAAAGGCGTTTCGATTAAGAAAGACTTTGATGAACCTGTGACCTTGACTCTAAGTGCGTCTGGCGAAGGTGTTGTTAAAGCGGGCGATATTCAAACTGTCTCTGACGTCGAGGTTGCTAACCCTGAACATGTTATTGCGCATCTTTCAAAAGACGCAAAGTTTCATGCCGAATTGACTGTTCGCAGCGGTCGAGGGTATCAAGTCTCCGAGGCTCGTAAGTCTGAGCACGATGATAAAGAAATTGGTCTAATGCAACTTGATGCAACTTACAGCCCAGTTTTGAAAGTGTCATATTCCGTTGACGACGCACGTGTAGAACAACGCACGGACCTTGATAAACTGACACTGAACATCGAAACGAATGGCACTATCGATCCCGAAGATGCAATTCGTAAAGCAGCAACTGCACTGAGTCAACAAATCCAAGTGTTCGTTAACTTGGAAGAAATCGCTGCAGTAGCGCATGAAGAGAAAGAGCCTGAAGTTGATCCGGTATTGTTACGACCTGTTGACGAGCTTGAGCTGACTGTTCGATCTGCGAACTGCTTGAAAGCCGAGAGTATTTACTACATCGGTGACTTGGTTCTTCGCTCTGAAGTCGAGCTGATGAAGACGCCAAACTTGGGTAAAAAATCACTCACAGAAATTAAAGACGTTCTGGCACAGCGTGGTTTGTCTTTGGGCATGCAATTGCAAAATTGGCCACCTGCTGCACTTCGTGTAGACAGCGACCGCTAA
- the rplQ gene encoding 50S ribosomal protein L17 encodes MRHRKSGRQFNRNSSHRQAMFRNMMVSLLKHEQIKTTVAKAKELRMFVEPVITLGKDGTLANKRAAFAKLRDRDIVAKLFDEIGERMKDRPGGYTRILKCGNRPGDNAPMAYIQLVDFDLEAHAALFEDDDEEFEEDAA; translated from the coding sequence ATGAGACATAGAAAATCAGGCCGTCAGTTCAACCGTAATTCAAGCCACCGCCAAGCGATGTTTCGCAATATGATGGTGTCTTTGTTGAAACACGAGCAAATTAAAACCACCGTTGCAAAGGCCAAAGAACTACGTATGTTCGTTGAGCCGGTTATTACCCTAGGTAAAGACGGAACCCTGGCTAATAAACGAGCCGCTTTCGCAAAACTGCGCGATCGTGACATTGTTGCTAAGTTGTTCGATGAAATCGGCGAGCGCATGAAAGATCGTCCAGGTGGTTACACGCGTATTTTGAAATGCGGTAACCGTCCAGGTGACAACGCACCGATGGCTTACATCCAATTAGTTGACTTCGACCTGGAAGCACACGCTGCTTTGTTTGAAGACGACGATGAAGAGTTTGAAGAGGACGCGGCGTAA
- a CDS encoding FMN-binding glutamate synthase family protein translates to MNVLADIAKIFITYTVILFVFLFIVLCCYIVVLYVIDRTQKEHTVRRNYPVIGRFRYFFEHLGEFFRQYFFAMDREEMPFNRAQRSWVYRAAKNLDQTVAFGSTRDLRPEGTVMFINSPFPPLTDESLPPKPIRLGDGYCGKPYETSAIVNISGMSFGAISKPAVRALSHGAKAAGCWVNTGEGGLSRYHLEGGCDIVFQIGTGKFGVRDRHGNLSEEKLAGIAQHEAVKMFEIKLSQGAKPGKGGMLPGAKVTAEIAEIRGLEIGQDAISPNRHHELATSEDLLEMIYRVRQITDKPTGFKAVISSSAWLDELFGLIRAKGLEYAPDFITVDSADGGTGAAPMSLMDDVGLTIKESLPMLVDKLDEYQLRDRIKVNASGKLINPTEVAWALCVGTDFVSTARGPMFALGCIQALQCNKNTCPTGITTHDRELQKGLVVENKQKRVAHYIKNLEKEIRIIANSCGLKRPRDFTREHARIVIDTGRSVTLAQLYPSFQGHPPKLTAPLEGESAVNS, encoded by the coding sequence GTGAACGTTCTTGCTGACATTGCAAAAATATTTATCACGTACACAGTGATATTGTTTGTTTTTCTGTTTATCGTGTTGTGTTGCTACATCGTTGTGCTTTACGTAATCGACCGCACGCAAAAAGAGCACACGGTACGCCGCAACTATCCGGTAATTGGCCGTTTTCGGTACTTTTTTGAACACCTTGGTGAATTTTTCCGGCAGTATTTTTTTGCCATGGACCGGGAGGAAATGCCATTCAACAGAGCCCAACGATCCTGGGTGTATCGAGCGGCTAAGAACTTAGATCAAACTGTCGCATTCGGTTCTACCCGTGATCTAAGACCTGAGGGTACGGTGATGTTTATTAACTCACCTTTTCCACCGTTGACGGACGAATCACTGCCACCCAAACCGATTCGTTTGGGCGATGGTTATTGTGGTAAGCCTTATGAGACCAGTGCTATTGTGAATATATCCGGGATGAGTTTTGGTGCGATTTCCAAACCTGCTGTCCGAGCGTTATCTCACGGTGCCAAAGCAGCTGGCTGCTGGGTTAATACCGGAGAAGGCGGACTGTCTCGCTATCACCTAGAAGGTGGTTGCGACATTGTGTTTCAGATCGGCACCGGCAAATTTGGTGTGCGAGATCGTCACGGGAATCTCTCTGAAGAAAAGCTTGCGGGTATCGCGCAGCATGAAGCAGTGAAGATGTTCGAAATTAAGCTGAGTCAGGGTGCGAAACCGGGCAAGGGCGGCATGTTGCCGGGCGCAAAAGTGACGGCTGAAATTGCTGAAATCAGAGGGCTGGAAATCGGCCAAGATGCGATCAGTCCAAATCGACACCATGAATTGGCTACGTCAGAAGATCTACTTGAAATGATTTATCGCGTGCGTCAGATAACCGATAAACCTACGGGGTTTAAAGCGGTTATTTCGAGTTCCGCTTGGTTGGATGAATTATTTGGTTTGATTCGCGCCAAAGGTCTGGAATATGCCCCGGACTTTATTACTGTTGACAGCGCGGATGGCGGAACTGGCGCAGCACCGATGTCGCTCATGGATGATGTCGGCCTGACCATTAAAGAATCGTTGCCGATGTTGGTGGATAAGCTAGACGAGTATCAACTGCGCGACCGGATCAAGGTCAATGCGTCTGGCAAGCTAATTAACCCAACCGAAGTCGCCTGGGCCTTATGTGTCGGCACAGATTTTGTCTCTACTGCGCGTGGCCCCATGTTCGCTCTCGGTTGTATTCAAGCATTGCAGTGTAATAAGAATACTTGCCCCACGGGCATCACAACACACGACAGAGAGTTACAGAAAGGCCTGGTGGTCGAGAACAAGCAGAAGCGGGTCGCGCACTACATCAAGAATCTGGAGAAGGAGATTCGTATTATTGCAAATTCGTGTGGTTTAAAACGACCTCGTGATTTTACGCGTGAGCATGCGCGTATCGTGATTGATACGGGCCGCTCCGTGACGCTTGCACAGTTATACCCGAGTTTTCAAGGTCATCCACCGAAACTTACTGCACCTTTAGAGGGCGAGTCAGCGGTGAACTCGTGA
- a CDS encoding polyprenyl synthetase family protein, producing the protein MTLKTTPISDSQSQAVDVKEIIALVQGDMASVNETIMRQLNSEVALINQLGAYIIQAGGKRLRPVALLLAAKASNPELTEINPQQTLLAAIVEFIHTATLLHDDVVDESELRRGRETANELFGNAASVLVGDYLYSRAFQMMVEVGSMRVMEILSRTTNQIAEGEVMQLINCGSADTTEAQYMDTIQSKTAILFEAATQLGAVITKQSRSVEDALAAYGLHLGTAFQLMDDIMDYTADAEAMGKNVGDDLAEGKPTLPLINAIERSSAADRAVLIDAITNANRENLAAVLRIIESTGSLAYTARKAHEQAQLAQQALDVLPDSDYKTALSQLAAFSVDRAF; encoded by the coding sequence ATGACCCTAAAAACTACTCCTATCAGCGATTCACAATCGCAAGCCGTTGATGTCAAAGAGATAATTGCTCTAGTTCAGGGTGATATGGCATCGGTTAATGAAACCATTATGCGCCAACTGAACAGTGAAGTAGCCCTGATTAACCAACTCGGTGCCTACATCATTCAAGCCGGAGGCAAACGGTTACGACCCGTGGCGTTGCTCTTAGCAGCCAAGGCGTCAAATCCTGAACTTACTGAAATAAATCCACAACAGACTCTGTTAGCAGCGATTGTGGAGTTTATCCATACCGCGACTTTGTTGCACGACGACGTAGTGGATGAGTCAGAGTTACGCCGCGGACGCGAAACTGCGAACGAACTATTTGGCAATGCGGCCAGCGTCTTAGTTGGCGACTATCTGTATTCGCGCGCGTTCCAAATGATGGTCGAGGTCGGCAGCATGCGCGTCATGGAGATTTTGTCGCGCACCACCAACCAGATCGCCGAGGGCGAAGTCATGCAGCTGATCAACTGTGGTTCAGCGGACACCACTGAAGCACAGTATATGGACACGATCCAATCGAAGACAGCCATTCTATTTGAAGCCGCGACTCAGCTTGGTGCAGTGATTACCAAACAGTCTCGCTCAGTGGAGGACGCACTTGCTGCCTATGGCCTGCATCTCGGCACCGCATTTCAGTTGATGGATGACATCATGGATTACACGGCCGATGCTGAAGCGATGGGCAAAAACGTCGGCGATGACCTAGCAGAAGGCAAACCAACTTTACCATTGATCAATGCAATCGAGCGGTCATCCGCTGCAGATCGCGCGGTGTTGATAGACGCCATAACGAATGCAAACCGGGAAAATCTGGCCGCGGTGCTCCGCATCATCGAGAGCACTGGCTCACTGGCTTACACTGCGCGTAAAGCGCATGAACAAGCGCAGTTAGCGCAACAGGCGTTGGACGTGCTACCGGACTCCGACTACAAAACGGCCTTATCCCAGTTGGCTGCGTTCTCGGTCGACCGTGCTTTTTAG
- the rplU gene encoding 50S ribosomal protein L21 translates to MYAVIKTGGKQYRVAVGDKVKVESLQAEAGDKITLDHVLMIGDGDKVEVGTPTLDKSVEATVLSNGRGKKLRVVKFRRRQNSRTRTGHRQNYTELEITAIGGKAASKPAAKKKAAEKPAPAKKAAPKKAAAADADDLTKISGVGPVIVGKLEGMGITTFQQIADFTADDITRIDEELNFKGRIERDEWVKQAKEFLKG, encoded by the coding sequence ATGTACGCGGTAATCAAAACCGGCGGTAAGCAATACCGTGTCGCAGTCGGCGACAAAGTGAAAGTGGAGTCACTACAAGCGGAAGCGGGTGACAAAATCACGTTAGATCACGTTCTCATGATTGGTGATGGCGACAAGGTTGAAGTCGGCACACCAACTCTCGACAAATCTGTAGAGGCAACGGTTCTGAGCAATGGTCGTGGCAAAAAGCTGCGCGTTGTTAAGTTTCGTCGTCGTCAAAATTCACGTACTCGTACCGGGCATCGCCAAAATTACACCGAGCTGGAGATCACAGCGATTGGTGGTAAAGCGGCCAGCAAACCTGCTGCGAAGAAGAAAGCTGCTGAAAAGCCAGCACCTGCCAAGAAAGCAGCCCCTAAGAAAGCCGCTGCTGCTGATGCAGATGATTTGACCAAAATCTCAGGCGTTGGTCCTGTGATCGTTGGCAAGTTGGAAGGGATGGGTATCACCACATTCCAACAAATTGCAGATTTCACAGCAGACGATATCACACGCATCGATGAAGAATTGAACTTCAAAGGTCGAATCGAGCGTGACGAATGGGTTAAACAAGCAAAAGAGTTCCTGAAAGGTTAA
- the rpmA gene encoding 50S ribosomal protein L27, producing MAHKKAGGSSRNGRDSESKRLGVKRFAGQTVNAGSILVRQRGSEFHPGDNVGMGRDYTLFALQTGVVKFEKKGPRNRRHVSIVAA from the coding sequence ATGGCACATAAGAAAGCAGGCGGTAGTTCACGGAACGGTCGCGATTCAGAATCGAAACGACTCGGCGTCAAACGCTTCGCAGGTCAAACAGTGAATGCTGGCAGCATTCTCGTTCGTCAACGTGGTAGCGAATTTCATCCGGGTGACAATGTTGGCATGGGGCGTGATTACACCCTGTTTGCATTGCAAACAGGTGTGGTCAAATTCGAAAAGAAAGGCCCGAGAAATCGCCGTCATGTAAGTATCGTTGCTGCCTAA